A DNA window from Niabella yanshanensis contains the following coding sequences:
- a CDS encoding SPW repeat domain-containing protein yields MINTKLHGLLDYLVGVLLILAPRILGFDMPGSEQTFSMTMGVVIILYSLFTRYEWGLVRILPFKLHLLIDFLSGLLLLSSMWMLGTKSWFFFAVGALTIVVTTLSGRRRFPKL; encoded by the coding sequence ATGATTAACACGAAATTACATGGGCTACTAGACTACCTTGTGGGGGTACTACTGATCCTGGCACCCCGGATATTGGGCTTTGATATGCCCGGTAGTGAGCAAACCTTTTCTATGACAATGGGGGTGGTCATTATCTTATACAGTTTGTTCACCCGGTATGAATGGGGACTTGTGCGCATTCTCCCCTTTAAGCTTCATTTATTGATCGATTTTTTATCGGGGTTATTGCTCTTATCTTCAATGTGGATGCTGGGTACAAAGTCCTGGTTCTTCTTTGCCGTTGGGGCATTAACTATTGTGGTAACCACACTTAGCGGGCGCAGGCGATTTCCGAAGCTATAA
- a CDS encoding glycoside hydrolase family 97 protein: MRLFLLTFCLLSGIVPLIAQRNFKLQSPDGRLSVSIQVGKRITYSIVHEKDLVLSPSPVAMELEDGSAFGVGSTLIRQQTTTINQEIRTTLYKKSSITDHYKELVLEFREGFNLVFRAYNEGAAYRFISTRQTGFHVKNEPVVFNFAKDYDAWVPYVKSKAKDITGQYFNSFENTYTYTPLSKMSPNKLAFTPLLVALDNGKKVCIAEADLESYPGMYLVNSDGATSLKSNFASYPLATEQGGHNQLQQLVTSRAPYIARCKGATNFPWRILIVSASDRELPDNDMVYKLAAPQRINDLSWIKPGKVAWEWWNHWGISRVDFEAGVNTATYMAYIDFAAKNGIEYVILDEGWAVNLKADLMQVVPEIDLEKLIAYGKQKNVGIILWAGYYAFDRDMEQVCKHYAEMGVKGFKIDFMDRDDQPMVDFHYRAAQTAARYQLLVDFHGTYKPTGLNRTYPNVINYEAVNGLEQMKWTGPEMDMVTYDVTMPFIRMVAGPVDYTQGAMRNATKRTHRGINDEPMSQGTRCRQLAEYVVFESPLNMLCDSPDNYEKEAECTAFIAHIPTVWDRTISLDGAVGQYIAIARQKGDYWYVGGLTNWEARTMEIDLSFLGAGDFTAEVFRDGANASRIASDYKKEITDIPSNRKMALKMAPGGGFALKIYRKIK; the protein is encoded by the coding sequence ATGCGATTATTTTTACTAACGTTTTGCCTGTTGAGTGGTATTGTCCCGCTTATTGCTCAACGAAATTTTAAGCTGCAATCGCCCGATGGCAGGCTGTCTGTCAGCATCCAGGTGGGAAAGCGCATTACCTATTCAATTGTTCATGAGAAAGACTTAGTGCTAAGCCCTTCGCCGGTGGCTATGGAACTGGAAGATGGATCGGCTTTTGGGGTGGGATCGACCCTAATACGGCAGCAAACTACAACTATAAACCAGGAGATCAGGACGACACTATATAAAAAAAGTTCCATTACCGATCATTACAAAGAATTGGTATTGGAATTTAGAGAAGGCTTTAACCTGGTGTTCCGGGCTTATAATGAGGGGGCTGCCTATCGTTTTATATCAACCCGGCAAACTGGCTTTCATGTAAAAAACGAACCGGTGGTTTTCAACTTCGCCAAAGATTATGATGCATGGGTGCCGTATGTCAAAAGCAAAGCCAAAGATATAACGGGACAATATTTTAATTCTTTTGAAAATACCTATACCTATACGCCTTTAAGCAAAATGAGCCCGAACAAGCTGGCATTTACGCCGCTGCTGGTGGCATTGGACAATGGTAAAAAAGTTTGTATTGCAGAAGCTGACCTGGAGAGCTACCCGGGTATGTACCTGGTTAATTCTGATGGAGCTACTTCTTTGAAGTCCAATTTTGCTTCTTATCCGTTGGCAACAGAACAGGGTGGCCATAACCAGTTACAGCAATTGGTTACGTCAAGGGCGCCTTATATCGCGCGGTGTAAGGGAGCAACCAATTTTCCATGGCGGATATTGATTGTATCAGCAAGTGATCGGGAGTTGCCCGATAACGATATGGTCTATAAGCTGGCTGCTCCTCAACGGATCAATGATCTTTCATGGATCAAACCTGGTAAAGTAGCCTGGGAATGGTGGAATCACTGGGGTATTTCCAGGGTTGATTTTGAAGCGGGGGTTAATACGGCTACCTATATGGCTTATATTGATTTTGCTGCTAAAAACGGTATTGAGTATGTGATACTGGATGAGGGTTGGGCGGTTAATTTAAAAGCAGATCTCATGCAGGTGGTACCGGAGATCGATCTGGAGAAACTGATTGCTTATGGAAAGCAAAAAAATGTGGGGATCATTTTATGGGCCGGTTATTATGCTTTTGACCGGGACATGGAACAAGTATGTAAGCATTATGCTGAAATGGGAGTTAAAGGCTTTAAGATCGATTTTATGGATCGCGATGATCAGCCCATGGTAGACTTTCATTACCGGGCGGCGCAAACAGCAGCCAGGTATCAACTGCTCGTAGATTTTCACGGCACGTATAAGCCAACCGGTTTAAACCGCACCTATCCCAATGTGATCAATTACGAAGCAGTGAACGGGCTGGAACAAATGAAGTGGACCGGGCCTGAAATGGATATGGTAACCTATGATGTAACTATGCCTTTTATACGGATGGTGGCGGGTCCTGTAGACTATACGCAGGGCGCGATGCGTAATGCTACCAAAAGAACCCACAGGGGTATTAACGACGAACCGATGAGTCAGGGTACCCGCTGCCGGCAGCTTGCCGAATATGTGGTGTTCGAGTCTCCTTTAAATATGTTATGTGATAGCCCCGATAACTATGAAAAAGAAGCCGAATGTACAGCGTTTATTGCGCATATCCCCACTGTTTGGGATCGCACCATCAGTTTAGACGGAGCTGTTGGACAATACATCGCCATTGCGCGGCAAAAAGGCGACTATTGGTATGTAGGTGGATTGACAAACTGGGAGGCCCGCACCATGGAAATCGATTTGTCATTTTTGGGCGCCGGCGATTTTACCGCTGAAGTTTTCAGGGATGGGGCAAATGCCAGCCGTATTGCATCTGATTATAAAAAGGAGATAACCGACATTCCATCTAACCGGAAAATGGCGCTGAAGATGGCGCCGGGTGGAGGATTTGCTTTAAAAATTTACAGGAAAATAAAATAA
- a CDS encoding LacI family DNA-binding transcriptional regulator, whose product MKGSSITIVDIAKKLNISKSTVSRALTNNPNVNPETRQKVLALADQLAYQPNMLSIGLRTNKTKTIGIVVPELISSFYPTVMAGAQEAAAQRGFSVLTASCNENYATEVANSKVMLANCVDGVLVSITKETINYDHWMTFYRRGIPIVFFDRVCGEMMVPKVVVSDYESSFNAVAHLVASGRKRIAHLTGPAQMLIMQKRLNGYRAALNKHGLTYDESLVIDTDLNVTNVKMQVKYLLEQKQPVDAIFAVNDAIAMEAVQVLKKMNKRVPEDIAVVGFGDHYGSGFADPALTTIAVPNREMGKTAMSLLLSLMDKEPASWKPITRILDGELVVRQSTIKPEPMVSYVSSYPGVFQMNSLHNREFSDDKKLKAI is encoded by the coding sequence ATGAAAGGTAGTTCGATAACGATTGTAGATATAGCTAAAAAACTAAATATATCAAAATCTACGGTTTCCCGCGCGTTAACCAACAATCCCAATGTAAATCCGGAAACCCGGCAGAAAGTATTAGCATTGGCCGACCAACTGGCTTATCAACCTAACATGTTATCGATCGGTTTACGAACGAATAAAACCAAAACCATCGGGATTGTAGTGCCGGAGCTGATCTCATCTTTTTACCCGACAGTGATGGCAGGTGCACAGGAAGCAGCAGCTCAACGGGGTTTTTCTGTGCTGACGGCCTCCTGTAATGAAAATTATGCAACGGAAGTGGCCAACTCAAAAGTGATGCTGGCCAATTGCGTGGATGGCGTATTGGTATCTATTACTAAAGAAACCATCAACTATGATCACTGGATGACTTTTTACCGCAGGGGTATTCCCATTGTATTTTTTGACCGGGTCTGTGGGGAAATGATGGTACCCAAAGTGGTGGTAAGCGACTATGAATCGTCTTTTAACGCGGTGGCGCACCTGGTGGCTTCGGGCAGGAAACGCATTGCGCACCTGACCGGCCCGGCGCAAATGCTGATCATGCAGAAAAGATTGAACGGGTACCGGGCCGCGCTTAATAAGCATGGTCTAACCTATGACGAAAGCCTGGTGATTGACACGGATCTGAATGTGACCAATGTAAAAATGCAGGTGAAATACCTGCTGGAGCAAAAACAGCCAGTTGATGCCATTTTCGCAGTAAATGATGCCATAGCAATGGAAGCCGTACAGGTTCTTAAAAAAATGAACAAAAGAGTACCGGAGGATATTGCTGTAGTGGGTTTTGGCGATCATTACGGATCGGGCTTTGCCGACCCTGCACTCACCACCATTGCCGTACCTAACAGGGAAATGGGCAAAACCGCTATGTCGTTATTGTTAAGTTTAATGGATAAAGAACCTGCCAGCTGGAAACCGATCACGCGTATCCTGGATGGGGAACTGGTAGTACGACAATCTACCATAAAACCAGAGCCAATGGTATCTTATGTTTCTTCTTACCCGGGTGTATTCCAGATGAACAGCCTGCATAACCGGGAGTTTTCTGACGATAAAAAATTAAAGGCGATTTAA
- a CDS encoding alpha/beta hydrolase family protein, producing MKRLIVGAIFLLGYGTLHAQKPNYDESKMPPYTLPDPLKMENGQAVTSAKMWKEKRRPEIQKLFETHVYGKAPAHPKDLHFKVLNEDKYAVGNMATRKEVAVYFTKDEKQFMTVLMYIPNKRKGAVPMFFGLNFKGNHSVSEDPGITQSVIRMKPGPDGVEGRTGVFKRGAEASRWPIEMLIANGYAVATVYRGDIDPDYDDGYQNGVQPLFYKEGQTRPAADEWGTLAAWAWGLSCAMDYFKTDPDIDSEKVAVVGHSRHGKTALWTAAIDPRFAMAISNDSGCGGAALTKRIYGETVSIVNKLFPHWFCDNFKKYNDKEELLPVDQHQLIALMAPRPVYIASAIDDKWADPKGEFLSGVHAEPVYKLFGLDGLNTTKMPAVDQPIREGSIGYHVRTGDHDINLYDWQQFVKFADQFFK from the coding sequence ATGAAAAGACTTATTGTAGGTGCTATTTTCCTTTTAGGATATGGAACGCTTCATGCGCAAAAACCTAATTACGACGAATCGAAGATGCCGCCTTATACTTTACCCGATCCGTTAAAAATGGAAAACGGGCAGGCGGTTACCAGCGCTAAAATGTGGAAAGAAAAACGCCGGCCGGAGATACAGAAATTGTTTGAAACGCATGTATATGGTAAAGCGCCGGCTCATCCCAAAGACCTTCATTTTAAAGTGTTGAACGAAGATAAGTATGCGGTGGGTAACATGGCTACCCGTAAAGAAGTAGCCGTTTACTTTACCAAAGATGAGAAACAGTTTATGACCGTGTTAATGTATATACCTAATAAACGCAAAGGCGCAGTGCCCATGTTCTTTGGTTTGAATTTTAAAGGAAATCATTCGGTGAGCGAAGATCCGGGCATTACGCAGTCTGTTATTCGTATGAAACCCGGGCCCGACGGCGTGGAAGGCCGAACCGGCGTTTTTAAAAGAGGCGCTGAAGCTTCGCGCTGGCCTATAGAAATGTTGATCGCCAACGGCTATGCGGTAGCTACCGTATATCGGGGTGACATAGACCCCGACTATGATGATGGCTATCAAAATGGCGTGCAGCCTTTGTTTTATAAAGAAGGTCAAACAAGACCGGCAGCTGATGAATGGGGTACCCTGGCGGCATGGGCCTGGGGTTTGAGCTGCGCAATGGACTATTTTAAAACCGATCCCGATATTGATAGTGAAAAGGTTGCAGTAGTCGGCCACTCCCGTCACGGAAAAACGGCTTTATGGACAGCAGCTATCGATCCCCGTTTTGCAATGGCTATATCTAATGATTCGGGTTGTGGTGGTGCGGCACTTACCAAACGTATATATGGCGAAACGGTTAGTATTGTCAATAAGCTTTTCCCTCATTGGTTTTGCGACAATTTCAAAAAATATAATGATAAGGAAGAATTGCTGCCTGTAGACCAGCACCAGCTGATTGCTTTAATGGCGCCACGCCCTGTGTATATCGCAAGTGCTATAGATGATAAATGGGCCGATCCCAAAGGTGAGTTTTTATCAGGCGTGCATGCAGAACCTGTGTACAAATTATTCGGACTTGACGGCCTGAATACTACTAAAATGCCCGCAGTCGATCAGCCGATAAGAGAAGGTTCTATTGGTTACCATGTGAGAACCGGGGATCACGATATCAACCTGTACGATTGGCAGCAATTTGTAAAGTTTGCGGATCAATTCTTTAAATAA
- a CDS encoding glycoside hydrolase family 88 protein — protein MKNGKVILAMMLTACIALGNHTNAQKEIPFKVVVTKALAAAEKQSLLMAKKYEGQEGRLPRTFENSKDVSSDSRWWCSGFFPGVLWYLYENNRSPELLQYAKLYTARVEREKYTTDNHDVGFMLYCSFGNGLRLTGDSSYNEVLLTGAKSLATRYKPKVGLIRSWDHNKKLWQYPVIIDNIMNLELLLWASRYSGDPVFKRIAISHADKTIQYHFRPNSSSYHLVSYDTLRGQPHLKQTHQGAANESAWSRGQAWGLYGYTYLYRETREQRYLDQARKIAAFIIDHPRMPKDCIPYWDFDAPQIPNTPRDASAAALIAAALTELTDYVDLSTSKKYMQVVETQIRTLASPEYTAIIGENGAFILKHSTGAYPLKSEVDVPLTYADYYYLEALTRLKNRK, from the coding sequence ATGAAAAATGGTAAAGTTATACTGGCGATGATGTTGACGGCTTGTATTGCCCTGGGTAATCATACAAATGCTCAAAAGGAAATACCCTTTAAAGTTGTCGTGACCAAAGCATTGGCTGCCGCTGAAAAGCAGTCCCTGCTCATGGCAAAGAAGTATGAAGGACAGGAGGGAAGGCTGCCACGTACATTTGAAAATAGTAAAGATGTATCTTCTGATTCGCGCTGGTGGTGCAGCGGCTTTTTTCCGGGTGTTTTATGGTATTTGTATGAAAATAACAGGAGCCCGGAATTGCTGCAATATGCAAAGCTATATACAGCAAGGGTAGAAAGGGAAAAGTATACTACCGATAATCATGATGTAGGCTTTATGTTGTATTGCAGCTTTGGTAATGGTTTAAGACTTACCGGAGATTCATCGTATAACGAAGTATTATTGACCGGCGCGAAGTCTTTAGCCACCCGCTACAAACCAAAAGTAGGGTTGATCCGTTCATGGGATCATAATAAAAAGCTATGGCAATACCCTGTTATTATTGATAATATTATGAACCTGGAATTGTTGCTATGGGCAAGCCGCTATTCGGGTGATCCTGTTTTTAAACGGATCGCTATCTCACACGCCGATAAAACAATCCAATATCATTTCCGCCCCAACTCCAGCTCCTACCACCTGGTGTCTTATGATACACTCAGGGGCCAACCGCATTTAAAACAAACCCATCAGGGTGCAGCCAACGAATCGGCCTGGAGCCGCGGCCAGGCATGGGGTTTATATGGCTATACCTACCTGTACCGGGAAACCAGGGAACAGCGTTACCTGGACCAGGCCAGGAAAATAGCTGCATTTATTATCGATCATCCCCGGATGCCAAAAGACTGTATTCCTTACTGGGATTTTGATGCGCCTCAAATTCCCAACACCCCCAGAGACGCTTCTGCAGCGGCTTTGATAGCAGCAGCCTTAACCGAATTGACTGACTATGTGGATTTATCGACATCAAAGAAGTATATGCAGGTGGTAGAGACACAGATCCGCACTTTAGCATCACCTGAATATACAGCAATAATTGGTGAAAATGGCGCCTTTATTTTAAAGCACAGTACAGGAGCCTATCCCTTGAAATCGGAAGTGGATGTGCCATTGACTTATGCCGATTATTATTACCTGGAAGCACTCACCCGTTTAAAGAATAGAAAATAA
- a CDS encoding glycoside hydrolase family 2 protein produces the protein MISRSFITMIVTVCMGMGSSNAQQLIANVYGRNTQSLNGKWNAIIDLYDQGGKNKIYLNKKPEGKTDFYEYAFENGLRLNVPSDWNSQTPELKYYEGTVWYARRFDAAKGQGERMFLYFGAVSYRCRIYLNGLEIGRHEGGFTPFQIEVTKAVKESGNFLVVEANNTRTTDAMPAMAFDWWNYGGITRDVSLVKTPAVFIEDYFVQLNKYKTDQVDARIQLSEKAANKTIELNIPELNVKQRLTTDANGIVAVSFKVNKLERWSPDLPKLYKVIISSDTDKIEEHIGFRNLYVKGEDIYLNDQPIFLKATSFHEEIPQRLGRAFSEADAMMLLSEAKALGCNMIRLAHYPQNEHTVRLAEKMGFLLWEEIPVWQGIDFENKETRLKAGNMIREMVTRDKNRCALAFWGVANETQPSEPRNEFLRYLVQTCKSIDTSRLITAAFDLVRFDKAKQQFVMDDPFIKELDVVAVNKYMGWYHQWPVSPDKAIWNVAKGQPLIISEFGGEALLGQTGNADIVSSWSEDYQATLYRDNLAMFKNIPNLRGTAPWILFDFRSPFRFHPTNQDGWNRKGLVSDQGIRKKAWYLMKAYYDNIK, from the coding sequence ATGATCAGCAGAAGTTTTATAACGATGATCGTTACGGTTTGTATGGGAATGGGGAGCAGTAATGCACAACAGCTGATAGCAAATGTGTATGGCCGCAATACCCAATCCCTGAATGGTAAGTGGAACGCTATTATAGATTTATACGATCAGGGCGGGAAGAATAAGATCTACCTCAATAAGAAGCCGGAGGGTAAAACGGACTTTTATGAATATGCTTTTGAGAATGGGTTGAGGCTTAATGTACCGTCTGACTGGAACAGCCAAACACCCGAGCTAAAGTATTATGAAGGTACGGTATGGTATGCCAGGCGTTTTGATGCAGCTAAAGGACAGGGAGAACGGATGTTCCTGTACTTTGGCGCAGTAAGCTATCGTTGCCGCATTTATTTAAACGGGCTGGAGATTGGCAGGCATGAAGGAGGGTTTACGCCTTTTCAGATAGAGGTAACGAAGGCTGTTAAAGAATCAGGAAATTTTCTGGTGGTAGAAGCTAATAATACCCGTACCACAGACGCAATGCCTGCAATGGCTTTTGACTGGTGGAACTATGGTGGGATAACGCGCGATGTTTCCCTCGTAAAAACACCAGCGGTTTTTATTGAAGATTATTTTGTACAGTTAAATAAATATAAGACGGACCAGGTAGATGCCCGCATACAGCTCTCAGAAAAAGCAGCCAATAAAACTATAGAACTAAACATACCCGAGCTGAACGTAAAACAAAGGTTGACTACCGATGCCAATGGAATCGTTGCGGTTTCTTTTAAGGTAAATAAATTGGAGCGCTGGTCTCCGGACTTACCTAAACTATATAAAGTGATCATTAGCTCCGACACCGATAAGATAGAAGAGCATATAGGGTTTCGCAATCTGTATGTAAAAGGCGAGGATATCTACCTCAATGATCAGCCGATATTTCTGAAAGCAACCAGTTTTCATGAAGAAATACCGCAGCGGCTGGGACGAGCTTTTTCCGAAGCAGATGCCATGATGTTATTATCTGAAGCAAAGGCGCTGGGGTGTAATATGATTCGCCTGGCACATTATCCCCAAAATGAACATACGGTTCGACTGGCAGAAAAAATGGGTTTCCTGCTTTGGGAAGAAATACCGGTTTGGCAGGGTATCGATTTTGAAAATAAAGAAACCCGTTTAAAGGCTGGCAATATGATCAGGGAAATGGTGACACGTGATAAAAACCGCTGTGCACTTGCATTCTGGGGTGTAGCCAACGAAACCCAGCCTTCGGAGCCACGCAATGAGTTTTTAAGATACCTGGTTCAAACTTGTAAAAGCATAGATACTTCAAGACTGATCACTGCGGCATTTGATTTGGTTCGTTTTGATAAAGCAAAACAACAGTTTGTAATGGATGATCCTTTTATAAAAGAACTGGATGTAGTAGCCGTTAATAAATATATGGGCTGGTATCACCAATGGCCGGTCAGTCCTGATAAAGCTATCTGGAATGTTGCCAAAGGACAACCATTGATCATCTCTGAATTTGGAGGAGAAGCCCTGCTGGGGCAAACGGGCAATGCCGATATAGTAAGCTCCTGGAGTGAAGATTACCAGGCTACGCTTTACCGTGATAACCTGGCCATGTTTAAAAATATACCCAACCTGCGCGGCACTGCACCCTGGATCTTGTTTGATTTCCGGTCACCCTTCCGTTTTCATCCCACCAACCAGGATGGCTGGAACCGTAAGGGACTGGTTTCTGACCAGGGTATTCGAAAAAAAGCCTGGTACCTGATGAAGGCCTATTATGATAACATTAAATAA
- a CDS encoding alpha-galactosidase produces the protein MRLFVKIAGCILIPFTAFSQNGYYSRLDKDTLVMGNGFIERRFSWNKGNLITYSLTNKTSKHTWLNQSRSPDFSVSGDKVPASNSSFTYREVAENSIRPRYLEATVGFTLGTMEVKRVFRIYKDCPVIACDTYLKGSMNHHSERSATSQGDQKNIEFAADMQSKPVPGILDQFKPGGYHWQTRVVEFYDITDWNNNLVFETNIIPYRKTSYRGNLLFAQDMEADAGFFLLKEAPSSTTQLAYPGNDFTTEFGHFMVTGPGLTPKDIKEGEWRKAYSVVTGVYNGGELNRLTALRSYQKNMRKLLPGRDEMVMMNTWGDRSQDSRVNEQFSLQEVEKAAQLGITHFQIDDGWQQGKSPNSAVAKGSFENIWNNPDYWTPDLVKYPNGLGPVVEKGKKLGVEICLWFNPSVQNNYADWEKDAQALIKLYQMYGIRTFKIDGLAIPTKQAEINLRKLFDRVLEASDNQVVFNLDATAGRRSGYHSFNEYGNIFLENRYTDWQNYYPYWTLRNLWLLSKYVPAEKLQIEFLNKWRNTGKYGKDVFAPAHYSFEYLFAITMAAQPLAWFEGTGLPAEAFELAKVIKAYKKIQHDFHKGTILPIGDEPSGRSWTGFQSIHKGYGYLLVFREKNPQQYVTIKTWLPENTRLMGTKILGSGPNINQVTGPGGLLKLQLPGENDYVLYKYQLAGSGHSK, from the coding sequence ATGAGGCTTTTTGTAAAAATAGCAGGGTGCATTCTAATACCTTTTACTGCTTTTTCTCAAAACGGTTATTATAGCCGGTTGGATAAGGATACGCTGGTGATGGGCAATGGATTCATTGAAAGAAGGTTTTCCTGGAATAAGGGTAACCTCATCACCTACAGTCTTACCAACAAAACCAGTAAACATACCTGGTTAAATCAATCCCGGTCACCGGATTTTTCAGTGTCAGGTGACAAGGTACCTGCCTCCAATAGCTCATTTACTTACCGGGAAGTGGCTGAAAACTCCATCCGGCCCCGATACCTGGAAGCTACAGTAGGTTTCACCTTAGGAACAATGGAAGTAAAGCGGGTTTTTCGTATTTATAAAGATTGCCCGGTTATCGCCTGCGATACCTATCTCAAAGGATCGATGAACCACCATTCGGAAAGATCAGCCACCAGCCAGGGAGATCAGAAGAATATTGAGTTTGCTGCCGATATGCAATCAAAGCCTGTACCGGGTATATTGGATCAATTTAAACCAGGAGGCTATCACTGGCAAACAAGGGTAGTGGAATTTTACGATATCACAGATTGGAACAATAACCTGGTTTTTGAAACGAATATCATCCCTTACCGGAAAACTTCCTACAGGGGTAATCTTTTGTTTGCACAGGATATGGAAGCAGATGCGGGATTTTTTCTTCTTAAAGAAGCGCCTTCTTCAACAACACAACTGGCATACCCTGGCAATGATTTTACTACGGAGTTCGGCCACTTTATGGTTACGGGACCGGGCTTAACACCTAAAGATATCAAAGAAGGCGAATGGCGTAAAGCATACAGTGTTGTGACCGGCGTATATAACGGAGGAGAACTCAATCGTCTTACTGCCCTGCGTAGCTATCAAAAAAATATGCGTAAGCTGCTTCCGGGGCGTGACGAGATGGTGATGATGAATACCTGGGGCGACAGGAGCCAGGACTCCAGGGTGAATGAACAATTCAGTTTACAGGAGGTTGAAAAAGCGGCGCAGTTAGGCATCACCCATTTCCAGATAGATGACGGCTGGCAACAGGGAAAAAGTCCGAACTCAGCAGTAGCGAAAGGCTCTTTTGAAAATATCTGGAATAATCCTGATTACTGGACGCCTGACCTGGTGAAGTATCCCAATGGTCTGGGACCGGTAGTTGAAAAGGGAAAAAAACTGGGTGTGGAAATCTGTCTCTGGTTTAATCCAAGTGTACAAAACAATTATGCCGACTGGGAAAAAGATGCGCAGGCCCTGATAAAGTTGTATCAAATGTATGGTATCCGCACTTTTAAAATAGACGGGTTGGCGATACCTACCAAACAGGCGGAAATTAATCTTCGAAAATTATTTGACCGGGTGTTGGAGGCCAGCGATAATCAGGTAGTATTTAACCTCGATGCAACAGCCGGGCGCAGGAGTGGCTATCATTCTTTCAACGAATATGGCAATATCTTCCTGGAAAACCGTTACACAGACTGGCAGAACTATTATCCCTATTGGACTTTACGGAATCTCTGGTTATTGTCTAAGTATGTGCCTGCCGAGAAATTACAAATCGAGTTCCTGAACAAATGGCGTAACACCGGTAAATATGGAAAGGATGTTTTTGCTCCCGCTCATTATTCTTTTGAATACCTCTTTGCTATCACTATGGCTGCTCAACCGCTGGCCTGGTTTGAAGGGACCGGTTTACCGGCGGAGGCCTTCGAACTGGCCAAGGTAATCAAGGCTTACAAAAAGATCCAGCACGACTTTCATAAAGGAACCATTCTGCCTATTGGTGACGAACCGTCAGGCCGGTCATGGACAGGCTTTCAATCTATACATAAGGGTTATGGTTACCTGCTTGTTTTCCGGGAGAAAAATCCACAACAATATGTAACTATAAAAACCTGGTTACCGGAAAATACGAGGTTGATGGGCACAAAGATCTTAGGAAGTGGCCCAAATATAAACCAGGTTACCGGGCCGGGCGGCCTATTGAAACTGCAGTTGCCGGGGGAGAACGATTACGTTTTATATAAATACCAATTAGCCGGATCCGGCCATTCAAAATAG